Genomic segment of Candidatus Protochlamydia amoebophila UWE25:
TATTTTTTGAACTTAACACCTCACATCATTTTTCACAAAAAATTTATCATAGCATCTTTAATTTGCCTACTTATAAAAAAAGTTTTGAATAAAATTATAAATAATATTTTTAAATGATAAAGGACTAGTCAGATTAAAATTTAACTGCTAATGTTGCAGCCTAGAGTGCATCAAAATAATGAGATGTAATGATAAGTTAAAAATTTAAATTAATCAGCAAAACCTGCTGTAAAAATTATATTTATACAAATATGCTTAATCATTTAAAGACTTGTTTAAATAAAATTGCTCAATTGATACGTAAGTGAAGCGGATCTAATTGCTACAAGGAAAAAGTTCATGATAGACCCTAAAGTTGATAAAAAGAAAGTAGATACAAAAGAATTTGAACTTCCAGAGACAGTTTTTATTCGAGATATTGAAGATAAAGTTTTCCAATCTATTGCTTTGCAATGTCTTGCGCAAATTGATGGAATTAGTCTAGTTGAGGGAAATTATATCGATCATCTTCTAGGCCGTATTGCTGAAGGTGTAAAAGGCATTTACGCCGAACAAGATGATAAAAATCAATCTGTAAATATTAAAGTAGAAGTAAACATTTTATTTGGAACCTCAATTCCAGAAAAAGCCGAAGAAATTCAAACAAAAATTGCAGAAGAAATCACAAAGTTAACAGGCCTACACGTTTCCTCTGTTCATGTCGTATTTAAAAATGTCATTTCTCATGAGCAAGCCCAGAAATTAAGCCAAAGTTTTACACAAGGTCCTCCCAAATTAATGGGAACCAACTTAGATGAAGATTATTCCGATGAATTTTAAATTTGAACGTTTTTTCTACGTAGCTATTAGTTTTATTTTTGGAGCTTTCTTCTTTGTTGTTGGTGTGTTCAGTATTGCGTTACCTTGGTCTGAACTTCTTCGAAATGCAATTATCCGTTTTATAACAGAAAACACCCTAATCTTATCACTATTTGGGCTTGGCTTTGCTCTGATAGGTCTTTCAATATTTATTTACACAGCGATTAGCACCAAGCACCGTTATACATTTATTAAAACAGGAAATCGTTCGATTTCTATTGATGAAAATTTAATCGAACAATACTTGAAGAGTTATTGGAAAGAGCAATTTTCTCAAAGCGAGGTTCCTTTTCAGCTCATGATTCGTAAAAACTTTCTTCAAGTAGCCGCGGATCTACCCGCCATGCCTGAAAAAGATCAAAAAAATGTTTTAGAAAAAATTAATCGGGATTTCTCATACCTTTTTGGAGAAGTTCTTGGCTATCCACACGAAGTCCATTTAATAGCTAGTTTTAATAGAAATATTGGAACTAAATGATTAGAATTTATTAAAATTATTGATTAATAAAATCATTTTTTTATTTAAATAGGTATTGTAGCTGATATATCATCACTTAATATAGTCATATAATCATTCCTAATTAAATTTTTTAATTCAGTCAAACTATTTATTGAAAAGGTTTTAACAAACTCGAAGTAGAAGCTAAATATTAGTATGTCTGCTGTTCTTTTTTTATTTTATTCTTTATGGCTTTTCTAGTTTTTTCTCTGTAAGCTGGTTTTCAACCGTATCCATCTGTTTACCTTAGATCAATGTTAACGCCACAAGAGGATTCAATTTCGCTCTTGATGTCTACAATAGGCGAATATATCTTGTCTTTGTCTTGGCTTTTTTCTAATTTCCATAACTTTTCGACTAACTTTTCCATCCTAACCACATAATACTGATTAAATTGCCAATGCACTGCTGTCTTAATTTTAAGAAGCCTTTGGCAATCTAGATCCAATTAATCATCCGCCCAAACAATAATTTTCCCAATCAGGTATCCATCCAGCTTTCCAGATAACCAACTTGTTCTAATTAAAATGGTTATGTTTATAACCATTTGTTTTCTAGGTAAAAAATTTGATTTAAAAGACATTGCTTGCTTTG
This window contains:
- a CDS encoding Asp23/Gls24 family envelope stress response protein produces the protein MIDPKVDKKKVDTKEFELPETVFIRDIEDKVFQSIALQCLAQIDGISLVEGNYIDHLLGRIAEGVKGIYAEQDDKNQSVNIKVEVNILFGTSIPEKAEEIQTKIAEEITKLTGLHVSSVHVVFKNVISHEQAQKLSQSFTQGPPKLMGTNLDEDYSDEF